A region from the bacterium genome encodes:
- a CDS encoding tetratricopeptide repeat protein: MRKITNIEKILFAQTSEEEEKTLKEIIQVDPTNVIACIRLGNLLRERGDYTDALKLHKSLLVEPVAEFKKEIYVSMIKDCIRAKKDKLAVPFVKELQKIVSKDYSILEFLYKFYEEFSYWDEAIELRKRILALKGKTDNESLAILYAIWGNSLIESGDTERGIKHFKEALVLDKLCLPALLLLGDFYYESGEEEKGIELWQQVVENLPTYAFVAFERLEKAYYVGHNYSNLLSSYTSFLKHHPDNVHVLVRLAEIYEKMGEDEEAIDLLERAGEVSPSNLLIMKTLFKFYYNNNRYEDMFKKGTELFSLSSPQYKDFKCCKCGMQFTKFDFRCSNCKNWLTIK, encoded by the coding sequence ATGAGAAAAATAACCAATATTGAAAAAATTTTATTTGCTCAAACTTCTGAAGAGGAAGAAAAGACATTAAAAGAAATTATACAGGTAGACCCGACAAATGTTATTGCCTGTATAAGATTGGGAAATCTGCTAAGAGAGAGAGGAGATTATACCGATGCATTGAAATTACATAAGAGTTTGCTTGTTGAGCCTGTGGCAGAATTTAAAAAAGAGATTTATGTTAGTATGATAAAAGATTGTATAAGAGCAAAAAAAGATAAACTTGCCGTACCTTTTGTAAAAGAACTTCAAAAGATAGTTTCAAAGGATTATAGTATTCTTGAATTTTTATATAAATTCTATGAAGAGTTTTCATACTGGGATGAGGCGATAGAATTAAGAAAAAGGATTCTTGCCCTAAAAGGTAAAACGGATAATGAGAGTCTCGCCATTTTATATGCAATATGGGGTAATTCTTTGATAGAATCAGGAGATACGGAAAGAGGCATAAAACATTTTAAAGAAGCATTGGTTTTAGATAAATTGTGTTTGCCTGCTTTGTTATTGCTTGGAGATTTTTATTATGAAAGTGGGGAAGAGGAAAAAGGAATTGAACTCTGGCAGCAAGTCGTTGAAAATTTGCCTACTTACGCTTTTGTTGCTTTTGAAAGGCTTGAAAAAGCGTATTATGTAGGACACAATTATTCTAATCTTCTCTCGTCATATACTTCTTTTTTGAAACATCATCCGGACAACGTTCATGTATTGGTAAGGCTTGCCGAAATTTATGAAAAAATGGGTGAGGACGAAGAAGCAATTGATTTACTTGAAAGAGCAGGAGAAGTTAGTCCTTCAAATTTGCTTATTATGAAAACTTTATTTAAGTTCTATTATAACAATAATAGATATGAAGATATGTTTAAAAAAGGAACCGAATTATTTTCGCTTTCCTCCCCTCAATATAAAGATTTTAAGTGTTGTAAATGTGGGATGCAGTTCACAAAATTTGATTTCAGGTGTAGTAATTGTAAAAACTGGCTTACAATAAAGTAA
- a CDS encoding cyclic 2,3-diphosphoglycerate synthase produces the protein MRKKVLIMGAAGRDFHNFNTYFRNNPFYEVVCFTATQIPDIEDRPYPKELCGDLYPLGIPIYSENKLVELIKKYDVDSVVFAYSDVPHEYVMHKASIALACGADFRLLGPKDTMIKSSKPLIATGAVRTGCGKSQTTRRIADILLSLNKKIVVIRHPMPYADLKNQIVQRFATYDDLKVCTIEEMEEFEPLIDRNIIVYAGVDYGKILEQAEKEADVIIWDGGNNDFPFYKPDLLITIADPLRAGHEVLYHPGETCLRMADISVINKIDSADRASVDKVRANINEMNPGAAIIEAESPVTMDNPSLIKNKSVLIVEDGPTLTHGGMAYGAGFVAAKRFGAKKIVDPRPYAIGSILETYKKYTTTGAVLPAMGYSAKQIDELKTVINNTPCDIVVIATPIDLLRFIDINKPGIRVKYELKETTKPDLEELLKKHFRNS, from the coding sequence ATGCGCAAGAAAGTTTTGATTATGGGTGCTGCGGGTAGGGATTTTCACAATTTTAACACTTATTTCCGCAATAACCCGTTTTATGAAGTAGTATGTTTCACTGCAACACAAATTCCTGATATTGAAGACAGACCTTATCCAAAAGAACTTTGTGGTGATTTATACCCATTAGGCATACCTATTTATAGTGAAAATAAATTGGTAGAACTTATAAAAAAATACGATGTAGATTCCGTAGTGTTTGCATATTCCGATGTTCCTCACGAATACGTTATGCACAAAGCTTCTATTGCATTAGCATGCGGTGCGGATTTCAGGTTACTCGGGCCTAAAGATACAATGATAAAATCTTCCAAGCCTCTTATAGCTACCGGAGCTGTTCGCACAGGATGCGGAAAATCACAGACCACACGTAGGATAGCAGATATTTTGCTTTCTTTAAATAAAAAAATCGTTGTAATACGGCATCCTATGCCTTATGCAGACCTTAAAAACCAAATAGTTCAGAGATTTGCAACTTATGACGACCTTAAAGTTTGCACTATTGAAGAAATGGAAGAATTTGAACCACTTATAGATAGAAACATAATTGTATATGCAGGAGTAGATTACGGTAAAATACTTGAACAGGCAGAAAAAGAAGCCGATGTAATAATATGGGATGGCGGAAATAACGATTTCCCATTTTATAAACCGGACCTTCTGATAACGATAGCAGACCCATTGCGAGCAGGGCACGAAGTTCTTTATCACCCAGGAGAAACCTGTTTACGTATGGCTGATATAAGTGTAATAAATAAAATTGACAGCGCGGATAGAGCATCTGTAGATAAGGTAAGAGCCAATATTAATGAAATGAATCCCGGGGCAGCAATAATTGAAGCAGAATCTCCTGTAACTATGGATAACCCCTCTTTAATAAAAAACAAATCTGTCCTTATAGTTGAAGACGGCCCAACACTTACACATGGAGGAATGGCATACGGGGCAGGATTTGTGGCAGCAAAGAGATTTGGGGCGAAAAAAATAGTAGACCCAAGACCTTATGCAATAGGTTCCATACTGGAAACTTATAAAAAATATACCACTACCGGAGCAGTGTTGCCTGCTATGGGATATAGCGCCAAACAAATAGATGAACTTAAGACTGTTATAAACAATACTCCTTGCGATATTGTTGTAATTGCTACTCCTATAGATTTGTTAAGGTTTATAGATATAAACAAACCCGGAATCAGGGTAAAATACGAGTTAAAAGAAACAACAAAACCTGATTTAGAAGAATTACTAAAAAAACATTTTAGGAATTCTTAA
- the thrS gene encoding threonine--tRNA ligase: protein MNNFNEEEMKTYWHSTSHILAAAVKELFPDTKLGIGPAIDNGFYYDFDLKHKFIEDDLKQISAKMQEIIKANYKFERKEINKEEALKLFQSQNEIYKVELIKELEGTISVYTQGNFTDLCKGPHIESTGMVKAFKLLSVAGAYWKGDEKNPMLQRIYGISYPEVADLEDALKKLEEAKLRDHRKLGKELEIFEIFEEVGPGLVCWLPNGRIIRKSIETFWEKEHTKRGYQIVTSPHIAKAGLWETSGHLKFYEHMTKLEFGGDDYVLKPMNCVFHILIYKNKIHSYKELPIRYAELGTVYRCEKSGVVQGLLRMRGFTQDDAHIFCREDQVKSEVSDILELTDFMMKTFGFNEYHIDLSVRDPKNLDKYAGSNESWELAEQSLAEVLNKRGLKYKRAEGEAVFYGPKIDIKLVDALGRQWQATTIQFDFNLPSRFDVTYVGEDNKPHPIIMIHRTILGSMERFIGCLIEQYNGAFPFWLAPTQVMIATVSQELEEYAKIINGKLLANDIRVKLDLGAEKIGAKIRNASMKKIPYILIIGNKEKDTNTVSVREHGKGDTGVFGLDSFIDSIKEKSQHTCLPQVNLP from the coding sequence ATGAATAACTTTAACGAAGAAGAAATGAAGACATACTGGCACTCTACTTCTCATATACTTGCCGCCGCAGTAAAAGAATTGTTTCCCGATACCAAACTGGGAATCGGGCCTGCCATAGATAACGGTTTTTACTATGATTTTGACCTGAAACATAAGTTTATCGAAGACGACCTTAAACAAATATCCGCCAAAATGCAGGAAATCATAAAAGCAAACTATAAATTCGAAAGAAAAGAAATAAATAAAGAGGAAGCATTAAAACTTTTCCAATCCCAAAATGAAATCTACAAAGTAGAACTGATTAAAGAGTTAGAAGGGACTATTTCCGTTTACACTCAAGGCAATTTTACGGATCTTTGCAAAGGGCCACACATAGAATCTACCGGTATGGTTAAAGCATTCAAATTACTAAGTGTCGCCGGCGCATACTGGAAAGGTGACGAAAAAAACCCAATGCTCCAGCGTATATACGGAATAAGTTACCCTGAAGTTGCGGATTTGGAAGATGCGCTAAAAAAACTTGAAGAAGCAAAACTCAGGGACCACAGAAAATTAGGCAAAGAACTGGAAATATTTGAAATCTTTGAAGAAGTCGGTCCCGGTCTTGTATGCTGGCTTCCAAATGGCAGAATTATAAGAAAATCAATAGAAACTTTCTGGGAAAAAGAACATACAAAAAGAGGATACCAAATCGTAACGTCTCCGCATATAGCAAAAGCAGGACTATGGGAAACATCCGGCCATTTGAAGTTTTACGAGCATATGACCAAACTGGAATTCGGTGGAGACGATTATGTCCTGAAACCAATGAATTGCGTATTCCATATACTGATTTATAAAAACAAAATTCACAGTTATAAAGAATTGCCCATACGATATGCCGAACTCGGAACCGTTTACAGATGCGAAAAATCCGGCGTCGTCCAGGGATTATTAAGAATGAGAGGTTTCACACAGGACGATGCGCATATTTTCTGCAGGGAAGACCAGGTAAAATCCGAAGTCTCGGATATACTTGAATTAACCGACTTTATGATGAAAACTTTCGGCTTTAACGAATATCATATAGATTTATCCGTCAGGGACCCGAAAAATTTAGACAAATACGCAGGCAGTAACGAATCATGGGAACTTGCGGAACAAAGCCTTGCAGAAGTCTTAAACAAAAGAGGATTAAAATATAAAAGGGCTGAAGGGGAAGCAGTGTTTTATGGTCCTAAAATAGACATTAAACTTGTAGATGCGCTCGGCAGACAATGGCAGGCAACTACAATACAATTTGATTTCAATCTACCATCAAGATTTGACGTAACCTATGTAGGCGAAGACAATAAACCGCACCCGATAATTATGATACACCGTACAATACTTGGTTCTATGGAAAGGTTTATCGGTTGTCTCATTGAACAGTATAACGGAGCGTTTCCCTTCTGGTTAGCCCCGACACAGGTTATGATAGCCACAGTCTCACAGGAATTGGAAGAATACGCCAAAATCATAAACGGAAAATTACTTGCAAATGACATAAGAGTAAAATTAGACCTTGGAGCAGAAAAGATAGGCGCAAAAATAAGAAACGCAAGTATGAAGAAAATACCATACATATTGATAATCGGGAATAAAGAAAAAGATACAAATACTGTATCCGTAAGAGAACACGGCAA
- a CDS encoding site-2 protease family protein yields MLIVEKLLYFLILFFSVIVHEIAHGFIALKKGDSTARDAGRLTFNPIPHIDLLGTIILPLFLLLTHSGIMIGWAKPVPINPYNFNNLRKDMLWVSSAGVLSNFGLAIILSILIRFFHISNPFISYGILINLLLAFFNLIPVPPLDGSKILAEILPYEAKEKYLKIEPYGFFILIFLLTIGIINLILMPIITFCFRLLTGM; encoded by the coding sequence ATGTTAATTGTCGAAAAATTATTATATTTTCTAATTCTTTTTTTCTCTGTTATAGTTCATGAAATAGCTCACGGATTTATAGCGCTGAAAAAAGGAGACTCTACTGCAAGAGATGCAGGCAGGCTTACTTTTAATCCTATCCCACATATAGACCTTCTCGGCACAATTATTTTACCGCTTTTTTTGCTTTTAACACACTCAGGTATAATGATCGGATGGGCAAAACCTGTCCCTATAAACCCTTATAACTTTAATAATCTACGGAAAGATATGTTATGGGTAAGTTCTGCAGGAGTACTAAGCAACTTCGGATTGGCAATTATATTATCTATTCTTATACGATTCTTTCACATTTCAAACCCTTTTATAAGCTACGGGATACTAATAAATTTATTACTTGCATTCTTTAATCTCATTCCGGTACCACCGTTAGATGGGTCCAAAATTCTCGCAGAAATATTACCTTATGAAGCAAAAGAAAAATACTTAAAAATAGAACCTTATGGTTTTTTTATACTGATATTCCTCTTAACAATAGGCATTATAAATCTTATACTTATGCCTATTATTACTTTTTGTTTCAGGCTTTTAACGGGAATGTAA
- a CDS encoding 4Fe-4S binding protein produces the protein MLQSVLILGSFGAVFSTILAIAYAKLSILTSEKESQILDCLPKVNCGTCGFVDCKGYGKALVKNETEIGKCPVGGDELTQKLSEILSIEVSEHKVAALQCVGGKKETFQRFEYRGIMRCDAANIVSSGPLSCTYGCIGFGDCVKVCSFNALSMGKNGLPVLDEKKCTGCGLCVKACQRNILILIPKEQKLYIGCNSSESHLTKKLVCKVGCIVCGLCVRNCPYKAIDIKNGRAEIEFELCKNCGICISKCSTHAIVDKLKARPKAIIGSNCTGCEKCKEVCPTKAIDGLQDNQHKVILEKCIGCGLCYKVCKPKVITMAFSLGYVEP, from the coding sequence ATGTTACAAAGTGTTTTAATACTTGGTAGTTTTGGAGCAGTATTTTCAACGATACTTGCTATTGCTTATGCAAAATTAAGCATACTTACCTCAGAAAAGGAGTCTCAAATACTGGACTGTCTGCCTAAAGTAAATTGTGGCACTTGTGGATTCGTAGATTGTAAAGGATACGGCAAAGCATTAGTAAAAAATGAAACAGAAATTGGAAAATGCCCTGTAGGAGGTGATGAGCTTACACAAAAGCTATCAGAAATATTATCTATAGAAGTATCTGAACATAAAGTTGCCGCATTACAATGTGTCGGCGGGAAAAAAGAGACCTTTCAAAGATTTGAATACCGGGGTATTATGAGATGCGATGCTGCTAATATAGTATCGTCCGGGCCTCTATCCTGCACCTATGGTTGTATCGGATTCGGAGATTGTGTCAAGGTTTGTAGTTTTAACGCACTTAGTATGGGAAAAAATGGATTACCTGTCTTAGATGAGAAAAAATGCACAGGATGCGGACTATGCGTAAAAGCTTGCCAAAGAAACATACTTATCCTTATACCCAAAGAACAGAAACTTTATATAGGGTGTAACTCTTCTGAATCCCATCTTACTAAAAAGTTAGTTTGTAAAGTAGGTTGTATTGTCTGTGGTTTATGTGTTCGTAATTGCCCTTATAAGGCAATAGATATTAAAAATGGACGTGCGGAAATAGAATTTGAGTTATGCAAGAACTGCGGAATATGTATATCCAAATGCTCGACTCATGCTATAGTTGATAAATTAAAAGCACGCCCCAAAGCTATAATCGGAAGTAATTGTACAGGATGTGAAAAATGTAAGGAGGTATGCCCAACAAAAGCTATTGATGGATTGCAAGACAACCAACATAAAGTAATACTTGAAAAATGTATAGGTTGTGGGTTATGTTATAAAGTTTGCAAACCAAAAGTAATCACAATGGCTTTCTCACTTGGGTATGTAGAGCCATGA
- a CDS encoding LapA family protein gives MYLFAIIVIFMIGIFGIIFGAQNTSVVTVKLFSASYSIPLISVIIISFCAGAVLAFILAIIDEIRLRGKIGKQQKEMEHLKKELGTLKITSVVGEDDADLSDSK, from the coding sequence ATGTATCTTTTTGCGATTATAGTTATATTTATGATTGGGATATTCGGGATTATTTTTGGCGCCCAGAATACATCAGTAGTAACGGTTAAATTATTTAGCGCTAGTTATAGTATACCGCTTATATCTGTTATAATTATATCTTTTTGTGCCGGTGCCGTTCTTGCTTTTATACTTGCAATTATAGATGAAATAAGATTAAGAGGAAAGATAGGCAAGCAGCAAAAAGAAATGGAACACTTAAAAAAAGAACTTGGAACATTGAAGATTACAAGTGTTGTTGGAGAAGATGATGCTGATTTATCCGATAGTAAATAG
- a CDS encoding fibronectin type III domain-containing protein → MLLFYILTQISTVSLATTPGLTIIPPSEVKAYDNPNDDGKRVNIEWTLSSNDSLISGYEIWRSEAKDSGYYKVGYIGRKNSYYQDVMDVKEGVTYYYEVRCRTSNYEYSEFTSPSGGVTSSSQWYNTEKTNVMVGLLVFSFIVLFAIFQARKGKKLFIRKISGLDALDEAVGRATEMGKPVLYVPGLGSVGDIATIAAINILSQVAKKTAEYNTPILVPNCDPIVMSVVQEVIKEAYLEKGRPEGYNPDNIFYLVGSQFPYAAGVGGIMMREKPATNLFMGYFAAEALILAETGNISGAVQIAGTDAVTQLPFFITSCDYTIMGEELYAASAYLSQEPMLVSSIKGQDYNKLILIFFLILGSIFGLMGNTFILNLFHN, encoded by the coding sequence ATGTTGCTTTTTTACATCTTAACGCAAATAAGTACAGTTTCTTTAGCCACTACTCCCGGATTAACGATTATTCCTCCGTCAGAAGTTAAAGCATATGATAATCCTAATGATGACGGGAAGAGGGTAAATATTGAATGGACTTTATCGTCGAACGATTCTTTAATTAGCGGGTATGAAATATGGCGTTCAGAGGCAAAAGATTCAGGATATTACAAAGTAGGATATATAGGCCGAAAGAACTCATATTATCAGGATGTAATGGATGTCAAGGAAGGGGTTACATATTATTATGAAGTAAGGTGCAGGACTTCAAATTACGAATATTCTGAATTTACCTCTCCATCCGGGGGAGTAACTTCTTCTTCACAATGGTATAACACGGAGAAAACGAATGTGATGGTCGGGCTATTAGTATTTTCATTTATAGTTTTGTTTGCTATTTTTCAGGCGAGAAAAGGGAAGAAGTTATTCATTCGTAAAATTAGCGGTCTTGATGCGCTTGATGAAGCCGTAGGCAGAGCTACCGAAATGGGGAAACCCGTATTATATGTCCCGGGATTGGGTAGTGTCGGGGATATTGCGACTATTGCGGCTATAAACATTTTGTCTCAGGTTGCAAAAAAGACGGCAGAGTACAATACGCCGATCCTTGTTCCTAATTGCGACCCCATAGTAATGAGCGTTGTGCAGGAAGTTATAAAAGAAGCATATCTTGAAAAAGGAAGACCGGAAGGTTATAATCCGGATAATATATTTTATTTAGTTGGCAGTCAGTTTCCTTATGCCGCAGGCGTGGGTGGAATTATGATGAGAGAAAAACCCGCAACCAATTTGTTTATGGGGTATTTTGCGGCAGAAGCGCTTATTTTGGCCGAGACAGGAAACATAAGCGGTGCGGTTCAGATTGCGGGAACCGATGCAGTCACCCAGTTACCTTTTTTTATAACATCTTGCGATTATACGATTATGGGAGAAGAATTATATGCGGCATCTGCTTACCTTTCACAGGAACCTATGCTTGTAAGCAGTATCAAAGGACAGGATTATAATAAGTTGATTTTAATATTTTTCTTAATACTTGGCAGTATTTTTGGGTTAATGGGTAATACTTTTATATTAAACTTATTTCATAACTAA